The Candidatus Deferrimicrobium borealis DNA window CTCCTCCATGATCGGCCGAAAGAACGGCACGTGCGGGGAATTGTCCAAATCTATCCAGATCTTTTTATTCAGGGGATCACACAGTTTTTTTTCCAATAAGCAGCCAATTCCCTCAAGAACAGGGAAACCTCCTTTGTCCCTATTTTTAAACGTACCTGAGGAACTCTGAATAGAACTTCAGGGGATACTGCTCAAGCCCGTTTCTGCCTTCACCCAGACTGATATAGTTTGGGTGGACGAGCATGAGCGCCATCCCGCCCCGCGACACGATCCAGTCCAGTTTCCTCTTCCAGATATCGATGTTCTTCTGCTGCAGGAGGACGAACAACGTGAAATCCTGGGGCAAGGTATACGGGATCTCGACGTAGCCTTCGCTGCCGTTCCCTGAGGGAACCCAGAAAGGGAAGATCGTTCCCACGCCGTCCGGCTGCGGTTCGAAGGGATCGGTATCGAACGTGGAGGAGTCGTACTTGATGTCCAGGGCGTGGATCCAGTCCAGATTGTGCAACATCGAGGGAGAACGGAAGCCGACCGAATCCCAATCCTTTATATACCGGTTGATCTTCCGTGACCGCCCTTGGAAGATCTTGCGGGAATTGTAGTACTTGCCGTCGTGATTCAGGCCGTGGACCCCGACTTCCAAACCTTTCCCGGTGAGGTAATCCCTCAGGTCTTTGCGGACGGGATAACGCTCGGGGACGAAATTGTACGACCCGACGAATCCCATCTCCTGCTCCAATTCAGCGAGAACGCCGCAATTCTCCTGCCCTTTCGAGGTGTCGATGTCGTGCGTAATCACGAATGCGAAGCGTTTCCCCTCCGGCCACCCCTTCCAATCCGAAGGCGGTTCCGCCGCTCTCGGGTCGATCGGCCAGACATCCGCGTGGGTCCTCAATTTCACGCGCGCAAGTGCGCGACGCACCGCCAATTGGACCCGCCTCGGTATGAAGGGCTTTATCTGGTAGTAAGATTTGAGAATGTTGTTAACCATTTGGGGGAACGAGGAACCTACCCGACATGGCAGTACGCGATGTCTCCAACGAGGCGGAGAATGGGGATATCCATCTAGGAACCGGAAGTTGTAAGACCGAACCGCGCCAGCCATCGCCGTAAGGGATTTGGAATCCGGTCCGAGGGCACGAGGTTGAAGAGAATTCGAATCGAGTAAGCGCTGATCAGGATCACTGCCAGAATCCCGAGACCGACGGCGAATAAAGGCGACAGGATGTAAAACCCGCAGAACACCACGGCGACCAGGGTCAGGCAAAGCAGACCTGTCTTTCTGTTCGCGGACGACCAGCGAAAACCGCTGAGCCGGCGTACGATCGGATAGATCATCAGTCCGTGAAAGACGTACGACCCGAAGAAGGCAATGCCGACGCCGTTCAAACCGAAAGATTTCAAACATACCCACGAAAGACCGACGTTGACGACGGTCCAGGCGATTTCGGTCCAGATAAGGTAGTTGGAAGCCCCCTTTGCCAGGATGATAAAACCCATCGGCCACGTGATCACGCGGAGGGTCATGCCAAGACAAATCCAGCGCAGGATTTCAACCGTCGCATTGAACTTGGCGCTATAGAACAATGCGATCACCACGGGTGCGAACGTCAAAGTGGCGATCACGCCCGGGCCCGCCAACAACAGGCTGATCTGCGCCTGCTCGTTCACCAGTCGGTTGCACTCGGCGTTGTCCCTGGCGACGGCCGTCAAGCGCGGGTAGAAATCCGCTCCCATTGCCTGGAGAATAAAGCCGACATACAGACCGCCCAAAGTCCAGGCGGCGGAATAGAAACCGGCTGCCTCAAGGCCGACCATGCGGAGCACCATGGTGCGGACCGCGTAACCGGCTCCCATCATCAGGCACCCGCTGACCATGAACGCGAATCCGAGTTTCAACAAGCCAGGTGCTTCCTGCCGGACCAGAGAGAGCGTCATCGAAGGACGTTCGATCTCCACCTTCCTGCTGTACCACCATGAGGTGATGAGCGCCGCCAGGGCAATGCCTACGAGGGCCGGCACAATCCCCCTTTCACGGAGGAAATACACCAGGACGATACTGATCACTGTGCCGAAGAGCCCGCCCAGTATCCCCATCCTGGCGAGGTCCGAGATGCGCCGCATTCCCTGGATCAACGCCCCCTGACCGGCGGACACCAGGCGGAAAAACACGGCGAGCGACAGCAGCGCCACGGCGGCGGAGCGTTGATTGCCGCCAAATGTCAGGATGGACACCTGTGCCGAAAACAGGACCAGAAAAATGGCACCCACTATCCCGAGGAAAACCGATGTCCAACGCAGCACGGCGGCGGTCCGCGCGATCCGCTCTTGTTCACCGGTACCGACTGCCTCGGCGATCTGGCGCACACCGCTGCTGTTGATGCCCATGCCCGCAATGCTCTGGGCAAGGTCTGCAATCGATCCGTACACACTCATTAATCCGAATCCGGCCGGACCGAGCAACACCGCCATGGCCTTGGTGCGAATGATCCCGAACAAAATGGTCACCGCTGACGAGCCGCCGATCAAAGCCGAGGACTTCAGAATCTGGCCGTAGGTATGCTTTTCAGCCGTGGCTGTCTCTGCCGTTTGAGGCATATCTTGCGGCAAAGGAACCGCAAGCGTGTTGTCGGAGGTATTTGACGACATGCAGGTAGTGTTCAGATCCTTTATTACTTTCCCCTATAAGGGGTGGGGGAAGATGAGAAGCTTCTCAGACATTCTTTATCCATTTAATGACGGATCCGACTTCAACTTCTGTCATGCCGGCGTAGAGGGGCAGAAGTATCACGGAATCTCTCGCTTGTTCGGAGTGTGGGAGTAGGAACTCCGAAATGTATGGCGGTTCCTGGTGTGCGTTCATGATACCGCGGCGAGTGGAAATCCCGGCATCGAGCAAGTGCTGCATAAGCCTGTCGCGGCTTACCGGTGAGCGATCCAACACTCTTACAGGGTAGCTCTGCCAATTCGTTTTGCAATAAGCAGGCTCCTGAGGCGGCTCCAGCCAGGGTATCTTCTTCAATTCCTGGAAATACAGGTCGGCAAGCCTTCTGCGCTCCTGCAGGAAGCCCGGCAATCTCTTCAGTTGCTCGATGCCGATGGCCGCCTGCACATCGGTCATTCTGTAGTTAAATGCGGTGGTTACATATTCCTCGAAGATGACCTTCCGTGAACTGTGTCTCACCGTATCCGGCACACTCATGGCATGTTGGCGGAAAAGACGAAACTTCCTGTCATAGTCCGGGTTGTTTGTCGTTATCATTCCCCCGTCTCCGGTTGCGACGATCTTCCGCGGATGAAAGGAAAAACAGGCGATATCGCCGTGTGGCTTGCCGATCCTTTCCCATGTGCCCGTGATATTTGCTTCACTCCCTATCGCGCATGCCGCGTCTTCAACCACAGGAAGGTTAAACTCCCTGGCAAGAGAAAGAATGGCGGTTAAATCGCAGGGCATTCCCATTTGATGGACCGGCATGATCGCGGCTACCCGTCCGATGGAATGTTTTACTGACGGCGCCGCTTCATCAGTGAAGTGCCTTAAGGGTGATTCGCCGACAGCAAGTCTCGATACGTCCCGGAAATACAATGTTCCATCCTTCACATCGCACTCCTCGTGCAAACACTTCGCGAGACTTTCCGGGGACATATTGCAGGTAAGAGGGTCAATATCGACAAAGACCGGTTCCGCCAGACAGTACCGGATCGAATTCGCTGTCGCGATGAACGAATGGCTCACCGTGATGACCACATCTCCCGGCCGCACGCCCACTGCAAGTAACGCAAGATGCAGCGCAGTAGTGCAGCTCGATACTGCGCATGCGTGCGGCGCGCCGACATAAGAAGCAAAGGAATCTTCAAACTGCTTCACTTTCGGACCCTGCGTCAGCCATCCCGAAAGAATGACTTCCCTTGCGGCGGCAGCTTCCTCTTCTCCGAGGAAAGGTTTAGCTATGGGAATCATTGTTTTTCGTAACTACTCCGGTCGCTTCCCGGCAGGTTTCACAGGACGGAGAGGATCTCATACGACGGCGCTCTTGCGGGCAACAATTTCTTTTCGCCAGGCGATCAGACGCCGCAATCCGTCTTCTACACCTACCTTTGCCTTGAAGCCCAGAATGTTTTCCGCCTTCTTCGTGTCGGCAAGTCGTCGCGGGACCGGGTTCACGGAACGTGCGGGGAAGAACTCCGGCTGAAGGGTTGACCCGGTAACCCGGAGCAACGCCTGAAGAAGTTCCAGAAGACTCGTCTCAACGCCGCTTGCGACATTGAAAACTTCGTCCGTGACATCGGATTCCATCGCCATGATATTGGCATCCGTAACGTCATCGATATAGACGAGGTCCATGGTCTGGGTGCCATCTCCGAAAATAACCGGAGGCTGTCCGGCATCGATCCGGTCCAGCCATCG harbors:
- a CDS encoding O-antigen translocase, with amino-acid sequence MPQTAETATAEKHTYGQILKSSALIGGSSAVTILFGIIRTKAMAVLLGPAGFGLMSVYGSIADLAQSIAGMGINSSGVRQIAEAVGTGEQERIARTAAVLRWTSVFLGIVGAIFLVLFSAQVSILTFGGNQRSAAVALLSLAVFFRLVSAGQGALIQGMRRISDLARMGILGGLFGTVISIVLVYFLRERGIVPALVGIALAALITSWWYSRKVEIERPSMTLSLVRQEAPGLLKLGFAFMVSGCLMMGAGYAVRTMVLRMVGLEAAGFYSAAWTLGGLYVGFILQAMGADFYPRLTAVARDNAECNRLVNEQAQISLLLAGPGVIATLTFAPVVIALFYSAKFNATVEILRWICLGMTLRVITWPMGFIILAKGASNYLIWTEIAWTVVNVGLSWVCLKSFGLNGVGIAFFGSYVFHGLMIYPIVRRLSGFRWSSANRKTGLLCLTLVAVVFCGFYILSPLFAVGLGILAVILISAYSIRILFNLVPSDRIPNPLRRWLARFGLTTSGS
- a CDS encoding DegT/DnrJ/EryC1/StrS family aminotransferase, producing MIPIAKPFLGEEEAAAAREVILSGWLTQGPKVKQFEDSFASYVGAPHACAVSSCTTALHLALLAVGVRPGDVVITVSHSFIATANSIRYCLAEPVFVDIDPLTCNMSPESLAKCLHEECDVKDGTLYFRDVSRLAVGESPLRHFTDEAAPSVKHSIGRVAAIMPVHQMGMPCDLTAILSLAREFNLPVVEDAACAIGSEANITGTWERIGKPHGDIACFSFHPRKIVATGDGGMITTNNPDYDRKFRLFRQHAMSVPDTVRHSSRKVIFEEYVTTAFNYRMTDVQAAIGIEQLKRLPGFLQERRRLADLYFQELKKIPWLEPPQEPAYCKTNWQSYPVRVLDRSPVSRDRLMQHLLDAGISTRRGIMNAHQEPPYISEFLLPHSEQARDSVILLPLYAGMTEVEVGSVIKWIKNV